The genomic stretch TCGCTGAATTCAAAACATAAATTCAACCGTCTTTTGTTTTCAAAATAAAAAACTAAAAATTTTCGGAATTGGGAACTCACGGAAAATTTGAATCGTTATATTTTTGTTATATTTCAGCCATAAAGCCGCTATTCCTTATTTTTAAAATAATTAGCCATATTCAAAAAGATACGGATTTCAGCAAAAGAAAGGGAAAAAACAGGCGCTGAAAATGAAAAATTATTTTACTGACGATTGGTAAATGTTCTGCAAATCTTTTTGATAATTTTCAATGAATTCGCTCCAAAATCAAAATTTTATTTTTATTAAATCAAACATTAAAAAATAAGTAACTGAAATCATAACAAGAGGAAGGGTTATGATTGAATTAAAACAGGTGTGCAAAAACTACGGACTCACCAAGGCGCTGATTGACGTTACTTTTTCAGTGAAAAAAGGTGAGATTATCGGCTTTGTCGGGCCTAACGGCGCCGGCAAATCGACAGCGATGAAAATCATCACTACTTACACCGCTCCGACCTCAGGCACAGTCACTGTGGGCGGACACGATGTGTTGCAGGAGCCGCTGGAAGTCAGGCGATTAATTGGCTATTTGCCGGAAACGGTTCCGCTTTATTCGGACATGTTAGTTCGTGAGTATCTGGAATTCATGGGCCAGGCGCGCCATTTGAACGGAAATTTGAAAGCGCGATTTGACTGGGTCGTTCAGGCAGCAGGTCTGGAGAGCGTGCTGAATCGCAAAATCGGCGTGCTGTCCAAAGGATACAAACAGCGTACTTGTCTGGCGCAGGCAATGATTCACGATCCGGAAGCGCTCATTTTGGACGAGCCGACTTCGGGCCTGGATCCCATTCAAATTATTGGCGTTCGCAATTTGATTCGCGAACTGGCCAAGGAAAAAACTATTATTTTGAGCACGCATATTTTGCCGGAAGTCGCGACGATTGCTGACCGCATTT from Calditrichota bacterium encodes the following:
- a CDS encoding ATP-binding cassette domain-containing protein — translated: MIELKQVCKNYGLTKALIDVTFSVKKGEIIGFVGPNGAGKSTAMKIITTYTAPTSGTVTVGGHDVLQEPLEVRRLIGYLPETVPLYSDMLVREYLEFMGQARHLNGNLKARFDWVVQAAGLESVLNRKIGVLSKGYKQRTCLAQAMIHDPEALILDEPTSGLDPIQIIGVRNLIRELAKEKTIILSTHILPEVATIADRILVINDGKLVGDGSFEELRQKVTQKNSYYIAVKSNKKDFEAAIKATSEIENIEYDSEQPRGIVGAHVFADHSVDLVEKLNELIKEHNWTVVEFQREKISLEDSFIKLTQTSPNAEDVGTSPKEEGGTA